The following proteins are encoded in a genomic region of Protaetiibacter sp. SSC-01:
- a CDS encoding ABC transporter permease, translating to MYWTYLRRELGGRKKHTVIVAAGLAVAIALVIVVNALSAGVRQAQDAALASVYGVGTDLTVTGAAAVPGEPGEGGPGRFEFGEDGGRTEDDGTTSLSQSRLTVEPGRGTLDASVLDEVSGVDGVAAATSALSLSHMTFSGELPEAPTSEGGQTEGGQGGPGQPPAQGGFAGGSFGIDTFTVLGVDPAASGVGPLSAVEVADGRALDADDADARVAVLDASYATSEELSVGDTIEVAGTTIQIVGTVASTSSEADTAAEVYLPIALAQELADADGVVSTVYVQAESADDIAAVQAELEELLPDATVSSQSDLAAGISGSLSSASSLIQNLGTWLSIIVLAVAVLLAVLFTISGVSRRTRELGTLKAIGWSNRRVVGQVAGESLVQGLIGGVAGLVLGLGAIWAINAISPTIATSAGASEPQAGPGAFGPDSGGFGPGGGGPTGLMDGAGASSTTEIVLNAPLTGWILVVAVGLAVVAGLLAGAFGGWRAARLSPAEALRSVA from the coding sequence ATGTACTGGACCTACCTGCGCCGCGAGCTCGGCGGGCGCAAGAAGCACACCGTCATCGTCGCCGCCGGCCTCGCCGTCGCGATCGCGCTCGTGATCGTCGTGAACGCCCTGTCTGCGGGCGTGCGCCAGGCACAGGATGCGGCGCTCGCATCCGTCTACGGCGTCGGCACCGACCTGACGGTGACCGGTGCCGCCGCCGTCCCCGGCGAGCCCGGCGAGGGCGGCCCCGGCCGCTTCGAGTTCGGCGAGGACGGCGGACGCACCGAGGACGACGGCACGACGTCGCTCTCGCAGTCGCGGCTCACGGTCGAGCCCGGCCGCGGTACCCTCGATGCCTCGGTGCTCGACGAGGTCTCCGGCGTCGACGGCGTCGCGGCGGCCACGAGCGCCCTCAGCCTCAGCCACATGACCTTCTCGGGTGAGCTGCCCGAGGCTCCCACCTCCGAAGGCGGCCAGACCGAGGGCGGCCAGGGCGGCCCCGGTCAGCCGCCGGCACAAGGCGGCTTCGCGGGCGGCTCGTTCGGGATCGACACCTTCACGGTGCTCGGTGTGGACCCCGCCGCCTCGGGCGTCGGACCGCTCTCCGCGGTCGAGGTCGCCGACGGGCGGGCTCTCGACGCCGACGATGCCGACGCCCGGGTGGCGGTGCTGGATGCGTCCTACGCGACGAGCGAGGAGCTCTCGGTCGGCGACACGATCGAGGTCGCGGGCACGACGATCCAGATCGTCGGCACCGTCGCATCGACGTCGAGCGAGGCGGACACCGCTGCGGAGGTCTACCTGCCGATCGCCCTCGCGCAGGAGCTGGCCGACGCGGACGGCGTCGTCTCCACCGTGTACGTGCAGGCCGAGAGCGCGGACGACATCGCGGCCGTCCAGGCCGAGCTCGAGGAGCTGCTGCCGGATGCCACCGTGAGCTCCCAGTCGGACCTCGCGGCGGGGATCTCGGGGTCGCTCTCGAGCGCGTCGTCGCTCATCCAGAACCTCGGCACGTGGCTCTCGATCATCGTGCTCGCCGTGGCCGTGCTGCTCGCCGTGCTGTTCACGATCTCGGGCGTCTCGCGTCGCACACGGGAGCTCGGCACCCTCAAGGCGATCGGCTGGTCGAACCGCCGTGTCGTCGGCCAGGTGGCGGGCGAGTCGCTCGTCCAGGGTCTCATCGGCGGCGTCGCGGGTCTCGTGCTCGGCCTCGGGGCGATCTGGGCGATCAACGCGATCTCGCCGACGATCGCGACGTCCGCGGGCGCATCGGAGCCGCAGGCGGGCCCGGGCGCGTTCGGCCCCGACTCGGGCGGCTTCGGTCCCGGGGGCGGCGGACCGACCGGCCTGATGGACGGCGCCGGCGCGTCGTCGACGACCGAGATCGTGCTGAACGCGCCCCTCACCGGCTGGATCCTCGTGGTGGCCGTGGGCCTCGCCGTCGTGGCCGGTCTCCTCGCGGGAGCCTTCGGCGGCTGGCGCGCCGCCCGCCTGAGCCCCGCCGAGGCGCTGCGCTCGGTCGCCTGA
- a CDS encoding sugar ABC transporter permease translates to MTTTPATPPPPTEDTTNLPAEGGFIGSGQEGGIRDQVQAWFQRVRHGDMGALPAIGGLVVLVILFSILSQTMLGQQFFLTERNFANLLTQAASLVMLAMALVFVILLGEIDLSAGVTAGVALSSFVVLTKPDGINMNWVLALVIAILVGVAIGTFNGFFVARVGIPSFVVTLGLFIGLQGVTLIVLGDGGVFRIQIPEFLAIQNANLPIWAGWTMLGVILLVSFGMSMWDRRLRTRAGVPNRTIALVWAKLAVIALAGGFVVAVLSSNRSSSIKVIEGVPIVVPIVLLILWIGTFVLDRTKFGRYIYAIGGNAEAARRSGVKVITIRWIAFIVCSVLAVVAGVFSASKVGSINAGFGTDTVLSGVAAAVVGGVSLFGGRGRLMHAAIGALVIAVIANGLGLLNLPAGVNYIVTGGVLVLAATVDAVSRVRAGGSIMRT, encoded by the coding sequence ATGACCACCACACCCGCCACCCCGCCTCCTCCCACCGAGGACACCACGAACCTCCCCGCCGAGGGCGGTTTCATCGGAAGCGGCCAGGAGGGCGGCATCCGGGACCAGGTGCAGGCCTGGTTCCAGCGCGTGCGCCATGGCGACATGGGCGCCCTGCCCGCCATCGGCGGACTCGTCGTGCTCGTCATCCTGTTCTCGATCCTCAGCCAGACGATGCTCGGGCAGCAGTTCTTCCTCACGGAGCGCAACTTCGCGAACCTGCTGACCCAGGCGGCGTCGCTCGTGATGCTCGCGATGGCGCTCGTGTTCGTGATCCTGCTCGGCGAGATCGACCTGTCGGCGGGTGTCACCGCCGGCGTCGCGCTCTCGTCGTTCGTCGTGCTCACGAAGCCCGACGGCATCAACATGAACTGGGTGCTCGCGCTCGTCATCGCGATCCTCGTGGGCGTCGCGATCGGAACCTTCAACGGCTTCTTCGTCGCGAGAGTCGGCATCCCGTCGTTCGTCGTCACGCTGGGTCTCTTCATCGGGCTCCAGGGCGTCACGCTCATCGTGCTGGGCGACGGCGGCGTGTTCCGCATCCAGATCCCCGAGTTCCTGGCCATCCAGAACGCGAACCTGCCGATCTGGGCCGGCTGGACGATGCTCGGCGTCATCCTCCTCGTCTCGTTCGGCATGTCGATGTGGGACCGGCGGCTGCGCACGCGCGCGGGAGTGCCCAACCGCACGATCGCCCTCGTGTGGGCCAAGCTCGCGGTCATCGCGCTCGCGGGCGGCTTCGTCGTGGCGGTGCTCAGCTCGAACCGCTCGTCGAGCATCAAGGTCATCGAGGGCGTGCCGATCGTCGTGCCGATCGTGCTGCTCATCCTCTGGATCGGCACGTTCGTGCTCGACCGCACCAAGTTCGGACGCTACATCTACGCGATCGGCGGCAACGCCGAGGCCGCGCGCCGCTCGGGCGTCAAGGTCATCACGATCCGGTGGATCGCGTTCATCGTGTGCTCCGTGCTCGCGGTCGTCGCGGGAGTGTTCAGCGCGAGCAAGGTCGGCTCGATCAACGCCGGATTCGGAACGGACACCGTGCTGAGCGGCGTCGCGGCCGCGGTCGTCGGCGGCGTGAGCCTCTTCGGAGGCCGCGGTCGCCTCATGCACGCCGCGATCGGCGCGCTCGTGATCGCCGTCATCGCGAACGGCCTCGGCCTGCTCAACCTGCCCGCGGGCGTGAACTACATCGTCACGGGCGGCGTGCTCGTGCTCGCCGCGACGGTCGACGCCGTGTCGCGCGTGCGCGCGGGCGGCTCGATCATGCGCACCTAG
- a CDS encoding ATP-binding cassette domain-containing protein, with amino-acid sequence MADTPLIELTDVVKSFGPVSVLKGVNLKAFPGKVTALVGDNGAGKSTLIKGLAGVQPYDGGTVRFEGREVHLHSPRDASALGIEVVYQDLALCDNLDIVQNMFLGREETVGGVFDEGQMEREASETLRSLSVRTVKSVRQKVSSLSGGQRQTVAIARSVLKKAKLVILDEPTAALGVAQTEQVLNLVRRLADQGVAVIIISHNLQDVFKVADYISVLYLGTMVASIPTSQTTSDDVVGYITGSKTYDGVNV; translated from the coding sequence ATGGCTGATACCCCCCTCATCGAGCTCACCGACGTCGTCAAGAGCTTCGGGCCGGTCAGCGTCCTCAAGGGCGTGAATCTCAAGGCGTTCCCGGGCAAGGTCACGGCCCTCGTCGGCGACAACGGCGCCGGCAAGTCGACCCTCATCAAGGGCCTCGCGGGCGTGCAGCCCTACGACGGCGGCACCGTCCGCTTCGAGGGCCGGGAGGTGCACCTGCACTCGCCGCGCGACGCATCCGCTCTCGGCATCGAGGTCGTGTACCAGGACCTCGCACTGTGCGACAACCTCGACATCGTCCAGAACATGTTCCTCGGCCGCGAGGAGACCGTCGGCGGCGTCTTCGACGAGGGCCAGATGGAGCGCGAGGCGAGCGAGACGCTGCGCTCGCTCTCCGTCCGCACCGTCAAGTCGGTGCGTCAGAAGGTCTCGTCGCTCTCCGGCGGCCAGCGCCAGACCGTCGCGATCGCGCGCTCGGTGCTCAAGAAGGCCAAGCTCGTCATCCTCGACGAGCCGACCGCCGCCCTCGGCGTCGCCCAGACGGAGCAGGTGCTCAACCTCGTGCGCCGCCTCGCCGATCAGGGCGTCGCCGTCATCATCATCAGCCACAACCTGCAGGACGTCTTCAAGGTGGCCGACTACATCAGCGTGCTCTACCTCGGCACGATGGTGGCCTCGATCCCGACGAGCCAGACCACGAGCGACGACGTCGTGGGCTACATCACCGGCAGCAAGACCTACGACGGAGTGAACGTATGA
- a CDS encoding sugar ABC transporter substrate-binding protein: MKKSSLISIAALAGASALVLTGCATDNGNGGGGGGTASTRACVILPDTESSDRWENGDRPALEKAFKDAGFEADIQNAQGSTDKMATIADQQFSKGCGVMLVTDFQGAGVAVVEKAKAEGIPVIAYDRPIEGADYYVSFDNVKVGELEGQSVVDGLKAAGKDPATAIVVYMGGDASDGNAKMFHDGAVSVMEAAGIKPAAEPTGVWDTEKSATNFEQALTSLGGKVDAVWSANDANAAGVISILDKNGLVVPVSGQDASVAGLQNVLLGKQTATVYKPFQLEAKAASDLAIKLLNGETPTADKTLDDGTPYIAVTPVLVGPDEVQQVIDDGNASASEICTGEVAAKCEELGIK; the protein is encoded by the coding sequence GTGAAGAAGTCATCGCTGATTTCCATCGCTGCACTCGCCGGCGCCTCCGCGCTGGTTCTGACCGGCTGTGCCACCGACAACGGCAACGGCGGAGGTGGAGGCGGCACCGCCTCCACGCGCGCCTGCGTCATCCTGCCCGACACCGAGTCGTCCGACCGCTGGGAGAACGGCGACCGCCCCGCGCTCGAGAAGGCGTTCAAGGACGCCGGCTTCGAGGCGGACATCCAGAACGCCCAGGGTTCGACCGACAAGATGGCGACGATCGCCGACCAGCAGTTCTCGAAGGGCTGCGGCGTCATGCTCGTCACCGACTTCCAGGGCGCGGGCGTGGCCGTCGTCGAGAAGGCCAAGGCCGAGGGCATCCCGGTCATCGCCTACGACCGTCCCATCGAGGGCGCCGACTACTACGTCTCGTTCGACAACGTGAAGGTCGGCGAGCTCGAGGGCCAGTCGGTCGTCGACGGTCTCAAGGCCGCCGGCAAGGACCCGGCCACCGCGATCGTCGTCTACATGGGCGGCGACGCCTCCGACGGCAACGCGAAGATGTTCCACGACGGCGCCGTCTCCGTCATGGAGGCCGCGGGCATCAAGCCCGCCGCCGAGCCCACGGGTGTGTGGGACACCGAGAAGTCGGCCACCAACTTCGAGCAGGCGCTGACCTCGCTCGGCGGCAAGGTGGACGCGGTGTGGTCGGCCAACGACGCGAACGCCGCCGGCGTCATCTCGATCCTCGACAAGAACGGCCTCGTCGTTCCCGTCTCGGGTCAGGACGCCTCGGTCGCCGGTCTGCAGAACGTGCTGCTCGGCAAGCAGACCGCGACGGTCTACAAGCCGTTCCAGCTCGAGGCCAAGGCCGCCTCGGACCTCGCCATCAAGCTCCTGAACGGCGAGACCCCGACGGCCGACAAGACCCTCGACGACGGCACGCCGTACATCGCGGTCACCCCGGTCCTCGTCGGACCGGACGAGGTGCAGCAGGTCATCGACGACGGCAACGCCAGCGCGTCGGAGATCTGCACCGGTGAGGTCGCCGCGAAGTGCGAGGAGCTCGGCATCAAGTAA
- a CDS encoding inositol monophosphatase family protein, whose protein sequence is MSDSPDYSVADDLAVALTLAAEADLIAMDRYRAQDLGIQTKADKSIVTDADTRVERMIRAHLAEARPHDAVLGEEFGSEGSSNRQWIVDPIDGTSNFARGVPIWGALIALLVDDVPVVGVVSAPALERRWWGAAGLGAWVQHHGGEAQRIRVSRIDRLTDATLSYNNLQTWDQYGHLDTLVDLSRRVGRTRAFGDLWSYMLLAEGSIDIAGEFDVKPWDIAALVPIVTEAGGRVTTISGSPALDELNVVATNGLLHDEVLGAFAG, encoded by the coding sequence GTGAGCGACTCCCCCGACTATTCCGTCGCCGACGACCTGGCGGTCGCGCTGACCCTCGCCGCCGAGGCCGATCTCATCGCGATGGACCGCTACCGCGCCCAGGACCTCGGCATCCAGACGAAGGCCGACAAGTCGATCGTGACGGATGCCGACACGCGCGTCGAGAGGATGATCCGCGCGCACCTCGCCGAGGCCCGACCGCACGACGCCGTGCTCGGCGAGGAGTTCGGCAGCGAGGGCTCCTCGAACCGGCAGTGGATCGTCGACCCGATCGACGGCACGAGCAACTTCGCGCGCGGCGTGCCCATCTGGGGCGCGCTCATCGCGCTCCTCGTCGACGACGTGCCCGTCGTGGGCGTCGTGAGCGCGCCTGCGCTCGAGCGCCGCTGGTGGGGCGCGGCGGGCCTCGGGGCGTGGGTGCAGCACCACGGCGGCGAGGCGCAGCGCATCCGGGTCAGCAGGATCGACCGGCTGACGGATGCGACCCTCAGCTACAACAACCTGCAGACGTGGGACCAGTACGGGCATCTCGACACCCTCGTCGACCTCTCCCGTCGGGTGGGCCGCACGCGCGCCTTCGGCGACCTGTGGTCGTACATGCTGCTCGCCGAGGGCTCGATCGATATCGCGGGCGAGTTCGACGTGAAGCCGTGGGACATCGCGGCGCTCGTGCCGATCGTGACGGAGGCCGGAGGTCGCGTCACGACGATCTCGGGCTCGCCCGCGCTCGACGAGCTCAACGTCGTCGCGACCAACGGGCTGCTCCACGACGAGGTCCTCGGCGCCTTCGCAGGTTAA
- the rsgA gene encoding ribosome small subunit-dependent GTPase A yields MSWLDGDDDEPDGFDAWDESDVRVRPNPKGNRPRTKVRPAHEDAVEGRVLSVDRGRYTVLVDADTPGEHTATATRARELRDQAIVTNDRVDLVGDVSGEPGTLARIVRIRPRTTLLRRSADDSDAVERVIVANADQLMIVVAAANPEPRPRLVDRYLVAAYDAGIQPLMVITKTDLADPEPFLANFAGLDIPVVRSAQGAWPVDELTPLLAGHTTVAVGHSGVGKSTLVNELVPGTDRATGVVNAVTGRGRHTSSSTVSLRVPTGGWIIDTPGVRSFGLGHVDPANVMRGFPDLAAVAEDCPRGCTHAADAPDCALDEAVERGELDPARVDSLRRLLASLARLEA; encoded by the coding sequence ATGAGCTGGCTGGACGGCGACGACGACGAGCCCGACGGCTTCGACGCGTGGGACGAGTCGGATGTGCGCGTGCGGCCGAACCCGAAGGGCAACCGACCGCGCACGAAGGTGCGCCCCGCGCACGAGGACGCCGTCGAGGGCCGCGTGCTCTCGGTCGACCGTGGCCGCTACACGGTGCTCGTCGATGCCGACACGCCCGGCGAGCACACCGCGACGGCGACACGTGCGCGCGAGCTGCGCGACCAGGCGATCGTCACGAACGACCGCGTCGACCTCGTGGGCGACGTCTCGGGCGAGCCCGGCACGCTCGCCCGCATCGTGCGCATCCGTCCCCGCACGACGCTCCTGCGCCGCAGCGCCGACGACTCGGATGCCGTGGAGCGCGTCATCGTCGCGAACGCCGACCAGCTCATGATCGTCGTCGCGGCCGCCAATCCGGAGCCGCGCCCGCGCCTCGTCGACCGCTATCTCGTGGCCGCCTACGACGCGGGCATCCAGCCGCTCATGGTCATCACGAAGACCGACCTCGCCGACCCGGAGCCGTTCCTCGCGAACTTCGCGGGCCTCGACATCCCCGTCGTGCGGAGCGCGCAGGGCGCGTGGCCCGTCGACGAGCTCACCCCGTTGCTCGCGGGCCACACGACCGTCGCGGTGGGACATTCCGGCGTCGGCAAGTCGACGCTCGTCAACGAGCTCGTGCCGGGCACCGATCGCGCGACGGGTGTCGTCAACGCGGTCACGGGCCGCGGACGCCACACCTCCTCGTCGACGGTGTCGCTGCGCGTGCCGACCGGCGGCTGGATCATCGACACCCCCGGCGTGCGCTCCTTCGGCCTCGGGCACGTCGACCCCGCGAACGTCATGCGCGGGTTCCCGGATCTCGCGGCCGTTGCCGAGGACTGCCCGCGCGGGTGCACGCACGCCGCCGATGCACCCGACTGCGCGCTCGACGAGGCCGTCGAGCGCGGCGAGCTCGACCCCGCGCGCGTCGACTCGCTCCGGAGGCTGCTCGCGTCGCTCGCTAGGCTCGAGGCGTGA
- the aroA gene encoding 3-phosphoshikimate 1-carboxyvinyltransferase produces the protein MGVLGYSGRDEELHLQIPGKEEPPVPLYGVVHVQDAPAGPWAAPVAEGPLSARLTLPGSKSLTNRELVLAALADGPSTIRRPLHSRDSALMIQGLRALGVGFDEVPGDGDFGPDLRVTPGELLGGTIDTGLAGTVMRFLPIVAALALGPSNVDGDPYARKRPMRTTVDALRGLGVEVEDDGRGTMPFTVHGTGGVRGGELAIDASASSQFVSGLLLAAPRFDEGLTLRHTGERLPSLPHIRMTIECLRARGVTVEEPEPGVWVVAPQPIRAVDVTIEPDLSNAGPFLGAALVAGGTVTIGGWPESTTQVGDDLLRILPMLGATVSREGDAVTVDGGAGVLGGSPVHAVDLDLSTGGELAPTIATLLAFADGPSAITGIGHLRGHETDRLAALASDIGRLGGEVVELDEGLEIRPRPLHGGAWEAYADHRMATSGALAGLVVPDVTVDDIATTAKTLPEFPELWARMLGREPAATRWETLAL, from the coding sequence ATGGGCGTTCTTGGATATTCCGGCCGCGATGAGGAACTGCACCTCCAGATCCCGGGCAAGGAGGAGCCGCCGGTGCCGCTGTACGGCGTCGTGCACGTGCAGGATGCGCCCGCGGGCCCGTGGGCGGCTCCCGTCGCCGAGGGCCCCCTCTCGGCCCGGCTGACGCTGCCGGGGTCGAAGAGCCTCACCAACCGCGAGCTCGTGCTCGCTGCCCTCGCCGACGGCCCCTCGACGATCCGCCGCCCCCTGCACTCGCGCGACTCGGCGCTCATGATCCAGGGCCTGCGCGCGCTCGGCGTCGGCTTCGACGAGGTGCCGGGCGACGGCGACTTCGGCCCCGACCTGCGAGTGACGCCGGGCGAGCTGCTGGGCGGCACGATCGACACGGGGCTCGCCGGCACGGTCATGCGCTTCCTGCCGATCGTCGCGGCCCTCGCGCTCGGCCCGTCGAACGTCGACGGCGACCCCTACGCGCGGAAGCGGCCCATGCGCACGACGGTCGACGCCCTGCGCGGCCTCGGCGTCGAGGTGGAGGACGATGGGCGCGGCACGATGCCGTTCACAGTCCACGGCACGGGCGGCGTGCGCGGCGGCGAGCTCGCGATCGACGCGTCGGCGTCGAGCCAGTTCGTGTCGGGCCTCCTGCTCGCGGCGCCGCGCTTCGACGAGGGCCTGACGCTGCGCCACACGGGCGAGCGCCTGCCGAGCCTCCCCCACATCCGCATGACGATCGAATGCCTGCGGGCGCGCGGCGTGACGGTCGAGGAGCCGGAGCCGGGGGTGTGGGTCGTGGCGCCGCAGCCGATCCGAGCCGTCGACGTGACGATCGAGCCGGACCTCTCGAACGCGGGCCCGTTCCTCGGGGCGGCGCTCGTCGCGGGCGGCACGGTCACGATCGGCGGCTGGCCCGAGAGCACGACGCAGGTGGGCGACGACCTCCTCCGCATCCTGCCCATGCTCGGCGCGACGGTGTCGCGCGAGGGCGACGCCGTGACGGTCGACGGCGGCGCGGGCGTGCTCGGGGGCTCCCCCGTTCACGCGGTCGACCTCGACCTCTCGACGGGCGGCGAGCTCGCCCCGACGATCGCGACGCTCCTCGCGTTCGCCGACGGCCCGAGCGCGATCACGGGCATCGGTCACCTGCGCGGGCACGAGACCGACCGCCTCGCGGCCCTCGCATCCGACATCGGGCGCCTGGGCGGTGAGGTCGTCGAGCTCGACGAGGGTCTCGAGATCCGCCCGCGCCCCCTGCACGGCGGCGCGTGGGAGGCCTACGCCGACCACCGGATGGCGACGTCCGGAGCGCTCGCCGGTCTCGTCGTTCCCGACGTGACGGTCGACGACATCGCGACGACGGCGAAGACGCTCCCCGAGTTCCCCGAGCTGTGGGCGCGGATGCTGGGGCGCGAGCCCGCCGCGACGCGCTGGGAGACGCTCGCACTGTGA
- a CDS encoding sigma-70 family RNA polymerase sigma factor — MADSARPEHTPDELRRLFAEQAIPFMDQLYAAAMRMTRNPADAGDLVQETYTKAYAAFAGFEQGTNLKAWLYRILTNTYINSYRKNQRNPYQGTLDDLEDWQLGSAESLTQGRTTRSAEAEAIDHLPDSDVKEALQSIPEDFRLAVYLADVEGFSYQEIADIMKTPVGTVMSRLHRGRRMLRERLAEYARERGYTAADTSSGSKK, encoded by the coding sequence ATGGCAGACAGCGCACGCCCCGAGCACACCCCCGACGAGCTGCGGAGGCTGTTCGCCGAGCAGGCGATCCCCTTCATGGACCAGCTCTACGCGGCGGCGATGCGCATGACCCGCAACCCCGCCGACGCGGGCGACCTCGTGCAGGAGACCTACACGAAGGCCTACGCGGCGTTCGCGGGCTTCGAGCAGGGCACCAACCTCAAGGCGTGGCTCTACCGCATCCTCACGAACACCTACATCAACAGCTACCGCAAGAACCAGCGCAACCCCTACCAGGGCACCCTCGACGACCTCGAGGACTGGCAGCTGGGCTCCGCGGAATCCCTCACCCAGGGGCGCACCACCCGATCCGCCGAGGCCGAGGCGATCGACCACCTCCCCGACAGCGATGTCAAGGAGGCCCTGCAGTCGATCCCCGAGGACTTCCGGCTCGCCGTCTACCTCGCCGACGTCGAAGGATTCTCCTACCAGGAGATCGCCGACATCATGAAGACCCCCGTCGGCACCGTCATGAGCCGACTCCATCGCGGACGCCGCATGCTGCGCGAGCGCCTCGCCGAATACGCCCGCGAGCGTGGGTACACCGCCGCGGACACGTCATCCGGGAGCAAGAAATGA
- a CDS encoding zf-HC2 domain-containing protein, which produces MTDCGCDKAKAELEEFLHRELSEQDLADIQEHLDGCEDCSTEHLVGLTLIQKVQRACQEKAPDELRASILAKLDA; this is translated from the coding sequence ATGACCGACTGCGGTTGCGACAAGGCCAAGGCCGAGCTCGAGGAGTTCCTGCACCGCGAGCTCTCCGAGCAGGACCTCGCCGACATCCAGGAGCACCTCGACGGGTGCGAGGACTGCTCCACGGAGCACCTCGTGGGGCTCACGCTCATCCAGAAGGTGCAGCGCGCCTGCCAGGAGAAGGCGCCCGACGAGCTCCGCGCCTCGATCCTCGCCAAGCTCGACGCGTAA